A window of Mangifera indica cultivar Alphonso chromosome 13, CATAS_Mindica_2.1, whole genome shotgun sequence contains these coding sequences:
- the LOC123195310 gene encoding pentatricopeptide repeat-containing protein At1g77170, mitochondrial, whose translation MSYFHRLLLRFSKTKKHIAIFYHLNHSLAASRIHLDTQSPTRIIASQLSQCTNLSQLNQIYAHIIRTHFLQSYPAPFHWNNIIRSYTKLDAPKKSLCVYIYMSRAGVLPDSYTLPIILKAACQFFSVEIGRQLHSVAVRLGLASNEFCESGFICLYSKAGAFETARKLFDENIERKLGSWNAIIAGLSQGGRAKEAIGTFIELKRCGFEPDDITMVSVTSACGSLGDLGLALQLHKCVFQAKNSEKSDVLMLNSLIDMYGKCGRMDLAYKVFSRMSQANVSSWTSMIVGYAMNGLVNEALECFRCMREAGVRPNHVTFVGILSACVHGGKVQEGKHFFDMMKKVYHIMPQLPHYGCMVDLLGRAGLLDEAREVVEGMPLKANVVIWGCLMGACEKFGDVKIGEWVAKHLHELEPWNDGAFVVLSNIYASRGLWEEVERVRGIMKNRKVTKVPGYSLATNSY comes from the coding sequence ATGAGCTATTTTCATCGACTCCTGCTCAGgttttcaaaaaccaaaaaacacaTAGCCATTTTTTACCATCTCAACCACAGCCTGGCCGCAAGTCGCATACATCTTGATACTCAAAGCCCAACCCGAATCATAGCATCACAATTATCACAATGTACCAATTTATCACAACTGAACCAAATTTATGCCCATATTATTCGCACTCACTTTTTGCAATCCTATCCTGCCCCATTTCACTGGAACAACATTATAAGATCTTACACTAAGTTAGACGCACCCAAAAAGTCTCTTTGCGTTTACATTTACATGTCGCGTGCTGGAGTCTTGCCTGACTCTTACACTCTCCCCATCATCTTAAAAGCCGCGTGCCAGTTTTTCTCTGTGGAGATTGGCAGGCAGCTTCACTCGGTCGCAGTAAGACTTGGACTTGCATCAAACGAATTCTGCGAGAGCGGTTTCATTTGTCTTTACTCGAAGGCGGGAGCATTTGAAACCGCACGTAAACTAtttgatgaaaatattgaaagaaagtTGGGTTCTTGGAATGCGATCATTGCTGGGCTTTCTCAAGGTGGACGTGCGAAGGAAGCGATAGGTACGTTTATCGAGCTGAAGAGATGTGGGTTCGAGCCTGATGATATTACTATGGTTAGTGTAACTTCAGCCTGTGGAAGTTTAGGAGACTTGGGCTTAGCTCTTCAGTTGCATAAGTGTGTTTTCCAAGCCAAAAATAGCGAAAAGTCAGATGTTTTGATGTTAAATTCGCTTATAGACATGTACGGAAAATGTGGGCGGATGGACTTAGCTTATAAGGTTTTTTCAAGGATGAGCCAAGCTAATGTATCATCATGGACATCAATGATAGTCGGTTATGCAATGAATGGGCTTGTCAACGAAGCGCTCGAATGCTTCCGGTGCATGAGAGAAGCCGGCGTGAGGCCTAATCATGTGACCTTTGTCGGAATTCTAAGCGCCTGTGTTCACGGGGGTAAGGTGCAGGAAGGGAAGCATTTCTTTGACATGATGAAGAAGGTTTATCATATAATGCCGCAGTTGCCACATTACGGGTGCATGGTGGACCTGCTTGGCCGAGCAGGGTTGCTGGATGAGGCGAGAGAGGTGGTGGAGGGGATGCCATTGAAGGCAAATGTGGTGATTTGGGGGTGTTTGATGGGTGCCTGTGAGAAGTTTGGGGATGTGAAGATAGGCGAATGGGTGGCTAAGCATTTGCACGAGCTGGAGCCTTGGAACGATGGCGCTTTTGtggttttatcaaatatttatgcAAGTAGAG
- the LOC123195309 gene encoding SNW/SKI-interacting protein-like, translating into MAMLKDILPPVKQNNPTFYDHASDPWFKNRYSSSEEEQSREIKLKPVPPYLKRQGFVPRKIEDFGDGGAFPEIHLAQYPLDMGRNRAAKPGSKILPVTVDAHGNVAYDAIVRQNENSKKIVYSQHKDIVPKILRNDEESEDDDEELQREIEETTQETKAALEKIVNVKLSAAQPKNVPQQSSESKYIKYKPSQQSVAFNSGAKERIIRMVEKPVDPLEPPKFKHKRVPKASGSPPVPVMHSPPRPVTVKDQQDWKIPPCISNWKNPKGYTIPLDKRLAADGRGLQEVQINDNFAKLSEALYVAEQKAREAVAMRSKVQKEMLMKEKERKEQELRALAQKARSERTGAAPPPSMSIPSEKNAMDADDMGGEYERVREKERDMPRETREEREQRLQREKIREERRRERERERRLEAKDAAMGKKSKITRDRDRDISEKVALGMASAGAARGGEVMYDQRLFNQEKGMDSGFATDDQYNVYDKGLFTAQPTLSTLYRPKKDADAEMYGNADDQLEKIMKTDRFKADKGFAGSSERPGPRDRPVEFEKEAEEADPFGLDQFLTEVKKGKKTMDKVGSGGTLRASAGSSMRDDYGGSGRTRIGFERGR; encoded by the coding sequence ATGGCGATGTTGAAGGATATATTACCTCCTGTGAAACAAAATAATCCCACGTTTTATGACCATGCTAGTGATCCATGGTTTAAGAATAGATATAGTTCATCTGAGGAGGAACAATCTCGTGAGATAAAACTCAAACCTGTACCTCCCTACCTGAAGCGTCAAGGTTTTGTTCCACGAAAGATTGAAGATTTTGGTGATGGAGGTGCATTTCCGGAGATTCATTTGGCTCAGTATCCTCTTGACATGGGTAGAAATAGAGCTGCTAAGCCTGGATCAAAGATTCTACCCGTCACTGTTGATGCACATGGCAATGTAGCCTATGATGCTATTGTTAGGCAAAATGAGAActccaaaaaaattgtttactcACAGCATAAAGATATTGTTCCGAAGATTTTGAGAAATGATGAAGAgagtgaagatgatgatgaggagTTGCAGCGGGAGATTGAAGAAACTACACAGGAAACTAAAGCTGCTCTTGAAAAGATTGTGAATGTGAAGCTGAGTGCAGCACAGCCAAAGAATGTACCACAACAGTCGTCTGAATCAAAGTATATTAAGTACAAGCCATCACAGCAGTCAGTGGCCTTTAATTCAGGTGCTAAGGAGAGAATTATTAGAATGGTTGAGAAGCCTGTGGATCCACTTGAGCCACCAAAGTTCAAGCACAAGAGGGTTCCAAAGGCCTCTGGTTCTCCCCCTGTACCAGTCATGCATTCCCCACCACGGCCTGTAACTGTAAAAGATCAACAAGATTGGAAGATCCCACCTTGTATATCAAATTGGAAGAACCCAAAGGGCTATACAATCCCCCTAGATAAGCGTCTTGCAGCTGATGGAAGAGGTCTTCAGGAAGTTCAGATTAATGACAACTTTGCTAAACTATCAGAGGCTCTCTATGTTGCTGAGCAAAAGGCTAGAGAAGCTGTTGCAATGAGATCAAAGGTGCAGAAGGAGATGCTCATGAAGGAGAAGGAAAGGAAAGAGCAGGAACTGAGGGCCTTGGCTCAGAAAGCACGGTCTGAGAGGACTGGGGCAGCACCCCCACCATCTATGTCAATCCCATCTGAGAAGAATGCAATGGATGCTGATGATATGGGAGGGGAATATGAGCGtgtgagagaaaaagaaagggaTATGCCAAGAGAGACACGAGAAGAAAGGGAGCAACGATTGCAGAGAGAGAAAATTCGTGAGGAGAGACGTcgagagagggagagggagagaagGTTGGAGGCCAAGGATGCTGCCATGGGAAAGAAGAGTAAGATTACGAGAGACAGAGATCGGGACATTAGTGAGAAAGTTGCTCTTGGTATGGCCTCTGCCGGAGCAGCAAGAGGAGGTGAGGTTATGTATGACCAAAGGCTGTTCAACCAGGAGAAAGGAATGGACTCTGGCTTTGCCACTGACGACCAGTACAATGTGTATGACAAGGGCTTGTTTACTGCTCAGCCTACACTTTCAACCCTGTATAGGCCAAAGAAAGATGCTGATGCTGAAATGTATGGAAATGCAGATGACCAGTTAGAGAAGATCATGAAAACTGATCGATTTAAAGCCGATAAGGGTTTTGCAGGCAGCTCTGAGAGGCCTGGTCCAAGAGACAGGCCAGTTGAATTTGAAAAGGAAGCCGAAGAAGCTGATCCATTCGGTCTCGATCAGTTCTTGACAGAGGTGAAGAAGGGGAAGAAAACAATGGACAAAGTTGGTAGTGGAGGGACTCTTAGAGCTAGCGCTGGATCTTCAATGCGAGATGATTATGGAGGTTCTGGTAGAACTCGTATAGGGTTTGAGAGGGGCCGTTAA